A genomic window from Triticum urartu cultivar G1812 chromosome 7, Tu2.1, whole genome shotgun sequence includes:
- the LOC125522800 gene encoding ATP synthase protein MI25 — protein MRFLSTDMKDRNMLFAAIPSICASSPKKISIYNEEMIVARCFIGFLIFSRKSLGKTFKETLDGRIESIQEALQQFFNPNEVIPEESNEQQRLLRISLRICSTVVESLPTARCAPKCEKTVQALLCRNLNVKSATLLNATSSRRIRLQDDIVTGFHFSVSERFVSGSTFKASTIDLIREGLIVLRKVRVSE, from the coding sequence ATGAGATTTCTTTCTACGGATATGAAGGATAGAAATATGCTATTTGCTGCTATTCCATCTATTTGTGCATCAAGTCCGAAGAAGATCTCAATCTATAATGAAGAAATGATAGTAGCTCGTTGTTTTATAGGCTTTCTCATATTCAGTCGGAAGAGTTTAGGTAAGACTTTCAAAGAAACTCTCGACGGGAGAATCGAGTCTATTCAGGAAGCATTGCAGCAATTCTTCAATCCTAACGAAGTAATTCCGGAGGAATCCAATGAACAACAACGATTACTTAGGATCAGCTTGCGAATTTGCAGCACCGTAGTAGAATCATTACCAACGGCACGCTGTGCGCCTAAGTGCGAAAAGACAGTGCAAGCTTTGTTATGCCGAAACCTAAATGTAAAGTCAGCAACACTTCTAAATGCCACTTCTTCCCGCCGCATCCGTCTTCAGGACGATATAGTCACAGGTTTTCACTTTTCAGTGAGTGAAAGATTTGTATCCGGGTCTACGTTCAAAGCTTCTACCATAGACCTAATTCGAGAAGGCTTGATAGTCCTAAGAAAGGTGAGGGTGTCCGAATGA